The sequence below is a genomic window from Bos indicus isolate NIAB-ARS_2022 breed Sahiwal x Tharparkar chromosome 24, NIAB-ARS_B.indTharparkar_mat_pri_1.0, whole genome shotgun sequence.
TGGTTTTCTCCCTTTAATAGGCCGTGAAGTCAACAAACTCCCCACACGGGGGCTCCCTTGACTCAAGTTGAGTCGCGAACCAGTACCAGGAGTCTTGGAAATTTTCAGATGTTTCTACAGATTGAACTCATTTCAGAATTCGcgtgggagggaagaggaaggattTTAATCGGGTTCACCTTTGACGTGAAGCGAGGCGGAAGACAGGAAAGCCACAGTCGGTAATAGCTGCGGGCGCTTTAGTGAGAGAGCTGGATTATTTCCGCTGGATTATTCGGTCGTGTCTTCACCGCCGGCTCCTTGTGTGCGAGCTTACCCAGAGGCAGAGGTGGACACGGAGCACACGCATGTAAACACTGCAGCCCAGATCAGCGAACGCAGGCGATGGAGAAAAAGCGATCCATTCCTGTGTAGATGTGGTTTTAATCTTTACTGCAAATGGGCAATCTGAGTATTCCCAGGAATAAACTAAGAAGAAGTGACCGTTTCTGGCCATTCGTAGCGAGAACGAAGCAATCTAAAGTTTGTCGtcttggagaaaatattaaatCTCCAATAAGCAGGAAAGGCATTGAGAATGAGAAGCATTATAATTTTGTCTTAGAAGAAGCATGCAGAACTAATATAGCTTGTTTAAATGTTAGATCTAAATCATAGTAACAGGAAGCACTCCCAcgaaattgccatttcctctaatttttaagatccaaataattaaaatgcaCACTAATGGTTATTGATGGCTCTGCTtcccttttaaaagaaatagaccTGAGTTCTCTTACTGGAGTAGAAATTTACAGATCTTCTTAAATAACTCCAGGCCTTGGAAGCCTCTGGGTGGATGTGGTGTTCCCTTTGGGCTTTCCTCTTTCCACCTCATTTTCAGTTAAACATTTTTAGCCACCCCCATGGAAGGGATTCCTGTTGGAAACCCTCAGGGAGTGAACTTGTACTGGGTATTATCATGTTTCCCCAGTCTGTCTGCCTTTCCTCACACAGAACTCAAGCtgtaaataaatggggaaacatatCTCTCACCCCCCAattcttaaaatttcagtttttctgtaaaatacaaTTTCACCATTTCATTGTTAACATTAATAAGAGCCACAGAATGTGTGAAGGTATCCAAATAGGCCATGTAGAGATCCCCAAACCAGAACTAAAGGGCAGACATAGAATGCTCTTTCTTCCCACAGTAAAGGCAGGGGTCAGACAGTTGTCATCATTAAGGGCATCCATGGACACTGCAAGGGAGGGACATATCTGAACAGTGGGGGTACCTGGACAATGAATTGCCACATTGTAAGGGTGCCACTACCAAATCTTCCGATTTAGAGGCTCTGGTGAAAAATTAAACTAGTAGCAATTTTCAACGCTTGCAGCATCTGCAACCAAATAGTTCAGCACTCCAAGCCTGGACAGCACCACAGGCCGGGTTTAGGACTCTTTCTTTCTAATCTATAACTCTAATCAATTCCACTCAGAGCCAGACTGTCAACCACAGCCAGACTCATTAGCGATTTACTGAAAATCCTCCAAGACTTCCCTTTAGAAACAAAACGACTTCCACATTTAATTGTCTATCTAAAAGAACATAGGCAAGAAATTAGGAGatctaaattaaatttattaataggAGAGCTTGATGGTGCTTTAATTCCAGAGCCCAGAGCTCTGATTGCTGGGGCttgatgaaaaagcaaaaagaaaacaagagagacgtaattaaaaacattttttttttttttaccattctcAAGATTCTATGAATTCTTTACCCATCCTTGAGAAGTGGGTAAAACTGAAAACCATCGAGGTAATTAAACTCCTTTAAATTGTACAGTATGAGTGAAAGGTGTTTATGAGAAGTCGATGACTCCGGATCTTATCcaggaggacagcagaggatagtTAATATGTTCCTTGAGGGACTAGGATGCTGACGTCTTTTTCTGATACCCGATCATTacgtgactgaaaaaaaaaaaaaaaaaaggaagtcattCCACGTATAAAAATCGGAGCGCAACAGTGCAACAAAATATTCTGTACTTAAAAGGCCACAGGCAGACAGATGTTGACAAGAAAGTCTCTTTTGAAACCACGTTCGGATAGATTTCTGCTAACTGCCCAGATAAATAGGAGCAGAGGGCTGGTCACCTCTGTAATAACCACCGGCAGCAGTAGAAGAAACCGCAGCTTCAGACGCAGCCAGAGAGACTTCTGAGCAGCGAAGGCGCTTGCCTGCTCGAGCTGCCTGGCCGGGCGGCTGACCCAGACGCCGACTTCGCTGAggccctctctctttctctctctctctctttgcttctttccttATCACTTCTTTCTTCTCGGTGGACTTCAGGCCACTTTGTCTCCCACCCACACTCAGCTCGTCGCCTCCTCCgtcttccttctccatctctccccTCGCCCCCCTTCTCTCGGTGTCACGCTCCGTCCTAGTTCCGAGCGTCGTCAAACTTTTGAACAGAATAACAGGACTCAGCAAACaagtcctccagctcctcccGCGGCTCCGGCTCGTTCCTGCGGCTCCTGCTCAGACGCTAACGCCAAACGGCGATGACTCTTGGGTTGTGACTGCAGCGCACAAACTTGGAGAAGCCCTTTGCCCGCCGTCCTACTTGGCAGCAAACCCTCTCCTGGCAGCGGTAAGAGTTGGATggcaaggagggaaaaaaatcttaccaAACAACTCACCTGGTTGCTAATTCTTTTGCTGGCTTCGGGGTACGAGTTAGCTTTTCTGGGCGCCAGCTCTGGCGAGTTACTGGGCACTGGATAGATACAGGCGTATTTTCTAACTATAACGAGAAGGAAGTGGCGGGGCGAGCCGGCTTGTTGTTAAGCAGGATTCAACCCTGGGAGTCGGAGGGGAGCTCCGGGCCTCCCCCAGTTCGAGGAGTTTCTAGGGGgtccggggtgggggtggtggaagGCCAGGGGCGTTGGGACTGCTGCGTGATCTCTTTCCCGTCCTGCGCAGAATGACCATGTGTAGCGGAGCGAGGCTGGCCCTGCTCGTTTACGGGATACTGATGCACAGCAGCGTCTACGGCTCACCTGCCGCCTCCGGACTCCGGTTCCCGGGGATCAGGTAGGTGCTAGCCGCCCGAGCGGAGCGGAGGCCGGGACTTGTCGTCCCCCCCGACCCCTCCTCGCGGTCGCCCTCCTGCAGTTCCTCGGTCCGGCTACTGCCGTCTCCCCATGCGCCCCCACTGCGCCGCCACCAGCCTGGGTCCGGTCGCCTTTCACTTGGGGGATCTGGGCCGGACTCCTCCCGGGCTCGGCGCCCCTCCCCCAGCTCGCCACAGCCCCGGGGTCCCGGGTGGAGCGAGCGCACCTCGAACCTGCCGAAgaaacctcccctcccccagcccctcccccgggGCAGGGCCCGGATTCTTAGCTCGACTTCCGAGAACTTTGGCTCCCGCAGCCAGGTTGGGGGGTTGAGAGTGATGCTCCCGTGGACTTGGCTTTGTTACGGCTTGTTCTAGGCTATCGGGGCGGGGTCTCCCCCCCTCTCCCTAGCTCTCCCCATCACCTCAGTTCGAATTCTTTCCACTGGAAGAGCTTTCTCTCAAGCGATAGGTTTTCCAGTTGCTTTTAGAGTCTTGGGGAGGGGGAGTGCTGGCCGGGTAGAGTTGAGAAGCGATTTGTGAGAAGGGAAACAAAGATGGGAGGGGGAGACACAGATGAAACGGAtgcaaaggagggaaagaaagccaGCTGGCAGGCAGTACTGGGAGGGTagccctgcccaccccaggcTGCAGTAACcctgcctcttttttttcccccccttctcttctcctcttaattcctggtTTCTAATCGGTCGGTGCTGCCCGGGTTCTCCGCCGCAGCCCCAGAGTCCCGGGCCTGTCAGTGGGCGAGTGGAAGCTCGCAGCGCGGCTCAGCATCCGCGCTCCACGGCGCACCCGGCTCCGGGAGGCGAGGAGCGCGCGTTCTGCCCGCAAAGCTGCTCCTCCGAGCCGCGACCAAGAGCGATTTCCTCAGAAGTCGCTGACCACTGATTTGGCCGGAGAGATGGGTTCTGGCTTCGGTATTAGGATTTCAGCATCTGGGCACGGAGTAGGGGTGGAGGTGCCCAGAAAGACCTGGAGACTCCGGGCAGCGGGGCCAGGGCTGAGAGGCGCGTCGCCGAGGAAAGGCTGGGTGTGGGGCGGGGTCGCTGGTGTGCTTGCCTTGCCCCTACCTCTCCAGGGATGGAGGAAAGGCGAGGGGAGGAACGAATGTGACTGATCCACTTAAAGAGCGCTACTTGCCTGGGCCGCTTTCCGAGTCTCTCCAGAGGCAGAAAGCGAGGGGGTTTTGTTTATTCACCCGCCTCTCCCGTCCTCTATCAGGGATTGAGGCTGTGGGCAAGGGCGACTGGGAGATCTTTGGCTTTCGGTGCCCTATTGATCCTTTCCCTTTGCCTCGGGGTTGAGACGTTGTCCCGCCGCCCGGCCACCACTAGCCGATTAGCGCTAACTGCCGACTTACTGGACTTAAAAGCCCTATTTCACCCCCAGCTATTTTCAAAGTCCCGTGTGCCTGGTACTTTCTCCGGGCAAGACGCACCGGAGGGCACGGGCACGCCACGGAATGAGCCGTTGCCAAACAGGCTAAGTTTAGGGGCATCTATTATTCATGTTCTTGCCAGATCCTCTCCCGCCCGAAATAGAAGCCGGAGGTTCTCCGTGACCTACATCTGCGCCGGGAAGGGCTCCCCTGGGCTCggaggctgggtgggggtggtTGCCCGCTTGGCCGCCGGACTCCCCAGCCATCCACCCCCTCTGGCTCCAGGCCTCTCCCCATCCGGTCCTCGGTTGGCCGGCAGTTCTCTCCCAGGGCCTTTCCCGTCTCCGCCCGCCGCTGCTTGTGCGGGAGGCTCAAGAGCCAGGCCGGGGGTAGGAGAGGTCCTCCCCGGCGGCCAGGTGTGCGAGGTCGGCAGAGACGTCTGGGCTTCCCAGTGCCCGTTGAGGCCGTGGCCCCCGCAGGGCGACCCCTCGCCCCCGAGAGGAGGGATGGGAATTTCTCTTGGGTGTCGTTTCCTCCTCCTACCCCTGTCCTAGAAGAGACTGTTTTCCGAGGGGCGCCTTTTGGAAGAAGGAGCATCGTGAGAGCCCCTATGGGTCTTTGGGTCCTCGCAGAGGCGCGGAAGGACCCTACTGACCACTCCTGCCCTCTGGCTACCCCTGCAGGCCGGAGAACGAGGTGTACGACGAGGACGGAAACCCGCAGCAGGACTTCTACGATTCGGAGTCTCCGGGCGTGGGGAGCCCCGCCTCCGCGCTGCGCGATGCCTACGCGCTCTACTACCCCGCGGAGGAAAGGTACCGCCGCGCAGCCGGGCACTGGGAGGGAGAAAGGGGCAGGGGATGGTTCATCGAGTAGGTGCTTTTTCATAAAAACCCTCCAGTCTTTCTTCTCCCGGGCTGGTCCCCACGAGAGTGAAAGTTAGGAGCGGGCCGGTTTGTGTGGACAGGAGGGCCGCATGGGGACCAAAAGGTCTGCGGCCCAAGGAGCGGCAGTGAGTGCGCGCCCCGGCCGGGTTCCACACCTGAGGTCCTGGGAGGGCAGGACGAACTCTGGTGTTCTTGGCACTCACGGGAACATCCCAAGAGTTATTCCCTAGTGCCTTCCGGAGGGCTGGGGGGCAAGCGTGACTAGCGGGGGACCTGGGGCTGCCACTTGGGCAGTGACCCCCGGGCGCGCACTTTGCCTCCCTGTTAGAGATGTCGCCCACGGGATCCTTAATAAGGCCTACCGCAAAGTGCTGGACCAGCTGTCCGCCAGGAGATACCTGCAGACGCTCATGGCCAAGGGCTTGGGGTAAGAGTTTGCAAAAGAGTTAATCGGCGCGTGATGGCGCGCACGCGCGCACGCGCCGCGGCGGGTGTGTGTGCCGGTGCGCACTGGGAGGGCGGGGCTGCTTCTACGTCCTTGCGTGCACGTGGGGCCGAGGGTGCGTCTGCGCTGCAGGGTCTACAGGGCCAGCCCCCTGCCACAGGCTAAGGTTTAGGTACCGTGCCAGAAGTTTGGCCAGAGAGCTCGGGAATGAGGCGAGGAGGGGAGCGGGCAGGAAAATCGGGAAGTCTGATCcgttttgaataaaaaaaaaaataataagtggtCCCCCCTCTCCAGACCATCAAAACCTTCAAGTTTCTTGGGAcgatttactttttctttcctcacaTTTCTTTCACTGTTAAATTCAAATCGAAATAAACAAATCCTCAAATTTGGACACCTAGGGAAGCAAACAGTTTTTGCTCGTGCCAGACAAACCCAAAGCACAGGATTTGCGGGAGCTTCTCTCACCAGAAGGCAATGTTTTAATAGAGCCCATGGGACACCAGAATACGTTTTCCGCACTGAATAATTCATGTGATGAAAAGTATTGCCTGCAGCCTGTCGACTTGTATTATTATCACGTTTTTCAACTTAGCGCGTAGGAGAGCAGTGCTCCCCTCTGACTGGGAATTGCGGAATCGATGTAAACTCCACGGCAACAGCCAACGGGAAATTCAGGGCTCTTTGGTGCTTTTCTCTCTGCGTGGGTGGGGGCGTCCGGGAACGGTTAGGACAATTGAGCGCAAAAGCACTGATGGTCCGATCTGAGAGGGCAGCGTTTGGAGAGGGGTTAGGGTTAAATCGCTTGCGTTTGGCCCGGGACCTCTTCCCAGGTCCATCCTATAAGGACTTGGCGCCCCGAGATCTTTGATGGGGAGGGAGTAGCGAGGGTTACCATCGCCGCCCTCCCTGCGACTGCTCCCTGACCGGGCAGGGTGGCGTGCTGGGCGCGGAGAGCTCGCGCCCTCCCCCGAAGATTCCCTCGTTGGGTCGGGTCTGCCTGCTCACCCCGCGTCTACTCACCGGATGTCTCCCGCCCCGCCACCCTCTTCCCGACCCCTCTCCTTGCAGTGGGACCCCGGGCGGCAGCGCGGACGACGACTCGGAGCCGCTCTCCAAGCGCCACTCGGACGGCATCTTCACTGACAGCTACAGCCGCTACCGGAAACAAATGGCTGTTAAGAAATACTTGGCTGCTGTTCTAGGGAAAAGGTATAAACAAAGGGTTAAAAACAAAGGACGGCGAATACCGTATTTGTAGCGACGAGTTGCCAGCTATCCTGTGTATACGGCCCTGACACAATGAGAAGTCGTTTTTCCCAACTGACTGAACTGTCATTGCTCCTGTGTTCTGTCCcacatgtatttatgtatgaAGTCAAgccattaaatgaatattttgataataatattgtttttctttttacgaAGCACTAGAGAATGCACAGATATACTTTGTGGACCAATTATTGATATTGACATATATATTACGAATAtataaagagtatatatatatatatatataaagtataatagAGAGCCGTTCATACAGTGTGCACAAGGATTGAAGATTCGCCTgagctgtttgtttttatataaaataaatagaaaaatagacaatCATTGTTTTGAATATTACTCCTATTTTTGTAAACTGGAATTAAAAGGATAGTATTTTTATCCACGATAGGCCTGAAGATATTAATCCTGACCATTTGCTACTGTACATAAACAGtgatgccctgctccagggactTTGAGGTAATGATTTGGGAGGATTGCTGAAGGTCTGTCTTTCCCAGGGAGTCTCTAGGGCAGGCTGCTTCAATCCCAGCTGAACTCAACTGAGGCTCTGTCTACCCCTTGCTGGGTGGCAATGCCAATACTTCCGCTTTCTTTGATtctatttttatgtgtatttgtcTCTCTTCAGACTCTCAGCCCACAAGGAAATTCTCCTGATAAAACAACAGCTGGATCTAAATTGTGCTTCTCCCCAGAATTCATACTACTCCCTGGGGGAGGAGTTGGGGGACTGAACAGAGAAGAGAGACTTGAATAGGAAGCTCTCTTTTCTGTACTTCCAGGGACCCCAGTATCCCAAGGTTAGGGCAATTGGAACAAAGTGGGACTATTGGAAAAGGCAGAGCATAAGGCAGTAGGGGGAGGACCCTGGAGAGGGACTGGCTGCAGGCAGCCCCAGCCTGGGGGCTGGCGGTAAGCCCAGTCCCACCATAGGTCCCCTGCCTGCCTGACTTTGGGCGCTGGGTATTGGAAATGGATGCAAAGTACAATGTGTTTTTCTCCAGTGCTATCCATGCTGCTCATGTTGTGAAATGGCCAGGATCCTCCCCTTTGAACCCTGCTGTGTAGGAGCCTCCCTGTTCTTCCGTGGTTTTCCTGAAGACTCCTCTTTCCCACCTTCTCGCACTGTTTAAGTACTGTTTGCCGTTTTTTATTCACTTCTCTTAAACTTGTGAATGCTTCTTTTTCCTGTTGATTGATGCTAGCACTTATTGTAAAGTGTAGGAACCCCTGTGTGGTTACCACTAAGTAATTATGCACTATATATGAATCTTTTGTTTCTTGTTGATTGAGTTTGTaggtaaaatgtatttttctacatttatggcTTATTGCttagtaaaatttatttcataaaaccaACCTTTGTGATATTAGAATGTGTAGTGTTCACATGTTGCTCAGTTGTACTAACTGATAAATCATTTAAACCCCATCTTCATATGTATGAGTACTATCTTGTATTTGTGGTCAAGAGTGAGGTAAGCAAGCTTCAACAGGCCCTGAGAATGTCCCCTTGTATTCTTTCTTGGCTACAGAAAGCATGTCTGTCTGTTTCCTGTCAATTTCTTGAACCTGTCAGGTAATCTCTATAACAAAAGAAACCTTCACCCAGCAACCAGATCAAGCAACAGCAGGCAAACCAGCCAGCCAAACTCCCCAAATTTCAGGCACAAGTTCTtttgaaaaacacacaaaaaataaacaggaaaagatTAAACATTAGCATGTCAAggacctttccttttcctttacggATTTGATCAGTATGGAGtcataaatcaaagaaaacagaCTTGGATTTGCATTCCCCAGGCGGGATGGATGCTGCCCCGAGATCACGTTGCagacagtgaaagcacagaggccTTCGATCTGGGCCTCAGTCCTGTGTACGGAATCAATCTTTCTTTAATTCTGCAGTCTCCTCGGGCAATGTGACACAGGATGGGGTTTGCAGCTTCAGTGCCTTTCTTCGCCTTTTAAATCGCCACGATTCACAGATGGCTATTTAGTGGCCCTACAATGCTGCAACACATTGGCTTGCATTTTAGTCTTTAATTATTTGTTCCTTGGATAACGGGCAGAGTTTTCTGTATTTGTGTCAGCTGTTAGTGGTGACATAGGCCGCTAGTTAACCTTTTCTTTATGAAGTCTAATTTAGTGTTCCCGTGGCTAGTTGCAAGCATTTACAGTGATCACCCAGTTTAATCTTTTGTATACTTTCTAGAAATGCCAAGAGCCTTACTAACCTGGAGCAGATTTATGATATAGTGATAATTTAGGTAGATGTTAGTCTTGAAGCTCTTATTTTGTGTGCAACTGATTATAAAAACATCTTACCCAAGTATTATTACACACATGATATCTATAACTAGGTCTTTGATAACTGTTATATAAAGTGTGTAAAATTTGtatgaataaatttttataaacaatgCAACTTCGTCTaatgtgtggggaaaaaaaagacattcaggAAGTAACCACTTTAAAATCACTTAGagtattatattttctttagcaACCAGAGGATTTTTCATGTCTGGAATATCTAATTATGTATTTTCATAAATTGTGCTTTAATATCTACTTGATGGGTTACTGAATTTGACTAAAAATTTAAAGTAGCTACTCAGATGGAGACGCCTAAGAAGATATTAAGCTCATAAATAGGCAAAGATATTGGAACCTTTATAGGATGCTGAATTTAGATTAATTTCCATCCCCTAGTGTGTAAATGCACTGCTAAGTATTCAGAAAGTTGCTATTCAGTGGTGGGAGATAGTTCTTGGGTATTAGTTACACTTCTAAAATAGCAATCTGACATTGTTCTTTTATAAGTAACTCTGCAGATTAAATTGGTCTCCATAAAACTCTGTATAAAAATAACTTTGGAGGTTTAAAAATATGGTTAGAGGTCTACAGACAACTATCTCAGGTTAAAATACTTtgggcagaaggaaaaagaacatgAGTAAGCAAAGAGttgcttctttggtggctcagtggtaaagaacccgcctgcagtgcaggagactcaagagatgtgggttcaatcccttggtccagaagatcccctggagaaggaaatggcaacccactccagtattcttgcctggaaaattccatggacagaggagcctggcgggctgcagtccatggggttgcaaagagtcagacaacattgagtgactgagcacagacacgcAAAGAGTTAATTCAAtatctataaaagaaaatgttctttgaAGTCTAGGACAAAATGTGAAAAGTCATTTGTGGATTGTTTTGTTAATCATATTAACAAACTTTAAAGCAAAACCTTCGTATGAAAGTTACATAAATTTCTCAGTAAGGTTTATTTTGCAGCCCTTGCTATTTCTggcttaaaaatgtattaaaagtcACTTATCATGTCAAATACAATTTAATTTAAGTTTTCATCCTAAATATTAATGTATAcaatgaataaatcaataaatatgtcACCATAGTACTAAAAGATCAGCAAAGATCTGCAAGGATTCAAAAACTGTCTTTAGAATTTAGCTCAGTATTTCAGGCCCAGAATCATATAAGGAGGAGACTATGATCTAGAGACCTCATTTgtagtgtattttaaaaaatgaatggtaCAATTCATATTTACATTGGATTTTATTGGATAAgagtttttcttcatctttgaacCACTTCTGCTGCTGTTTCCCCGTCTCCCAACCACGGAGTtgctgaatatatacatatacatatatatatatatatagtgtgtgctAGTGTGTTAAGtggaagaatgaagaaaaagataatttGGTTGAGGGCCAGTGACTTgttgagaaaatagaaataagccCCAGATTGGCTGACTttgaggcttccctgctggctcagacagtaaagaatctgcttgcaacgcaggagacctgggttcaatccctgggtcaggaaaattccttggaggaggaaatggcaacccactccagtattcttgcctggaaaatcacatggacagaggatcctggtaggcaacagtccacggggtcacaaaagagttggacatgattgagcaactaacacacatggcTGACTTCAAGTAACGTGAATGTATATAGCACCTTTCTGTATTCTCTTATGTGGGATAACTCAAAATGATGGCTTCTCCTTGGAGGAACTGGCATATTTAGGTACCCAAGAAGTCATCAGGTGTGCCCTCCTGCTGTTAGGGCTGGGGACATATTGATTCAATACAGTATATATTTACTGAACATGTAAAATGGACCAGGCACACTGGTTGAGAAAGCCTATCTAACATGTGGGAGTTAAGCTAGTATTgttcaaaagaatatttttctgcaacagaatcacctggggaacttgTTAATGATACAGATTTCAGGGTTTCACTAGAATCAGTGGATCTGCATCTTAAATAAAAACCCTAAATCAATGGACACTAAGACTACCTAAATTTAGAATTTGGGGAAATATGTAGGCATGTGCGTGTGctgcaactgttttttttttcctattaatgaGCAACAGGTTATGCTatctgtttagttgctaagatgtgtcctcgactctttgtgaccctgtggattgtaacccaccaggctcctctgttttccaggcaagaacactagagtgggtttccatttccccctccaggggatcttcccaacccagggatggaacccaaatgTCCcgcattggcaagtgagttctttaccactgagccactagggaagtccccatgccCTCTGCACACAGTAATAAATACATCAGGAAGCTGTATTCTCCTAGAATGGACATTAGGTTCTTGGAAAAATGCAATATTTTCTTTAGGTCACTAAGCCCATAGTTAGCATTATTTTACATTCTGGTTGGACCTCTCTGTTAAAGGAGCTTCTGGAAGAAGTGTGATCCTGTAAAAAGAGTCTAAATAATTCAGTCACATGATTGGGAGAGTAATGAAATAATAGAACCTGTGCAGCTAGCTGGCAGTAACCTCGGGTCCAGAAGTCAACTTGCAACTGGATCATGTCCACGTTTGGCTTGAATCTGGCTGTTTACAAGATGATTTTACTTGGAGGCCCCCTGTGACCTCACACTCCACTGAACTGTTCGCATGGTTACAAGGCTGGAAGTCAACA
It includes:
- the ADCYAP1 gene encoding pituitary adenylate cyclase-activating polypeptide; the encoded protein is MTMCSGARLALLVYGILMHSSVYGSPAASGLRFPGIRPENEVYDEDGNPQQDFYDSESPGVGSPASALRDAYALYYPAEERDVAHGILNKAYRKVLDQLSARRYLQTLMAKGLGGTPGGSADDDSEPLSKRHSDGIFTDSYSRYRKQMAVKKYLAAVLGKRYKQRVKNKGRRIPYL